One Pelmatolapia mariae isolate MD_Pm_ZW linkage group LG1, Pm_UMD_F_2, whole genome shotgun sequence genomic window, TTCTTGGTTAATCAGTGGAGACGGCGGCACAGTGCAGGGGACAGCTGCGATTGGCTCACGCAGGCAGGTGGTCAGATGCTGATTTAGGGAGTGCTCGATTTCCTTTTTATTGGAGGAGCGTGCATTTTTAATATTACGTGATCAAATCCATTTAAATGTGTGAAGCCAAAATCAGGATCAAGATCAGATTGATGTAAACAAACCTCAGTGACCTGGTGGAAGTTAAGAGGCGACTATAACCTGATAAGTTGTGGACACACTTTTAAGGAAACATGAATCTAGAGCGTGGAACATTATTTTGTTCATCGTACAAGTGCTCCAGAGTTTTAATGTACGGGAAGGAGAAAGTTTTTAACACATAATGAACCAAAAGTGTCACATGACCTCCATCAGAACGCTGCAGACGGAAGCGTGGGAGTCTTGCTCGACTTCATCCCATCGTTCCCGTTCTTCGACACGGATTTGAGCTCATCTAGTGAAGAATCATCCTTGGTGCAGCTCTTCCCTGACTCGGCGGCTATTTCCTCGTCCCGCTCCTCCTTCCACACCCGCTTGTACTCCTGCTTCAGCTCCTGATATGAGCGGGAGAAGGTGTGGAAGATGGAGGTGGCCGGGAACGCCATGATGAGGATGCCGCTCAGGATGCTGGTCAGCGCCACTATCTGTCCGGGGATGCTGCGCGGCACCATGTCGCCGTAGCCCACGGTGGTCATGGAGATGATGGCCCACCAGTAAGAGGCCGGGATGCTGCTGAAGCTGTGGTGGGGGTGCGTGGCGGCAAACGGCGCCAGCTCGCTCTCGGCTAGATGAACCAGAGGTGAGAAGAGGGTCACGGCCACGCAGacgaacagcagcagcaggccgaACTCTCTCATGCTGCGCTGCATGGTCACCCCGAGCGTCTGCAGGCCCAGAGAGTGGCGAGCCAGCCGCATCACGTAGAGGATCCGCAGGGCTCGCAGCAGGCGAAGGATCAGGCTCAGTTTGTCCAGGTAGCCTCTGCCGGCCCCCATGATGACATCCTCGTGCGACTCGTCTTTAATGTCGACCACCAGGGACACGTAGTACGGCAGGATGGCAACGGCGTCGATGATGTTGAGCGGGCCGCGGGCGAAGGCCAGCTTGCTCTGGGCGTTGATAAATCGCAGCACAAACTCCAAGGTGAACCAGGCCACGCAGATGGACTCCACCACGAACATGTTGTGACACTTCTGGGAGCACTCGCCCTGCAGACGGGGACAGAAACACGGAGCAAATATAAAGTGCCGCTCCATCGATTTCACACATGATGCTCAGATAGCCTCGGAAAACAGTGACCTGCGAGGCCCGCTGCCTCTCGCCGTGCCGAGGGCAAACGGCCTCTCGGTTTTCCTTACCATCACTTTAATTCCACGTCTGTCTGCACAAAGCGAGAaattggaaaacatttaaaagctgcAGAGCACTTACATTGATTTCTCTGGAGGTGAATGCTAAAAAAAGTGTCTGTTGTAATAAGAAGTATAAAAATCCATTTTTATTCCAGTGTGATTTTAACAGATGACAGAATGatgacaaagaaatgagaaagaaagaCGACTGAATGAAGAACGGTGTCCACAAATACCAGagtgacaaaaagaaaagtgaaaattaCAACCTGGAAGAACATGGGCTTTTCTAACTGCACATAATGTGAACTACTTCTGACGAGAAGACGCCGTCGGGCAGCTTCCATCAAgcattaaaatttataattttaatctAGAACTCTGTGTTCCCTGATAAAATACGACTCCTGGAAACAGGTGAATTATTTGTGAGGGAGGTAATATTCGGGAAAGGATGGTGAACCTCACCTGAACTTTCTGCCTGGTACTCGGTGAAAGctgaataataaaaatgattttcctGCTTCCATTCTGCTTCCTCCTGTTTTACTCCATCAGACCTCCTACGATCCTGTTCCAGCCATGATGTGCATGACAAACATGACCAGACGTTCTAATAATGAGGACAGTGTATGCACAAGTAATCCATGTGAGCCAGAATCACTTAGTTTACcacagtttttttctacttctggTTCTACATGATGTCATAGAGAGTATCCAATGAAAAGAAAGTGGTCTTAAAGGGTGGCGTTGAAGTGGGAGGAGCTAAATAAGGGCTATCTCTATCTGTAAATCATACAAAACCTCTCTGGTGGAGTCAAAGGATAAAATATGGGGCTGCTGTAAACTGTGTCAACATAGTGCTTTATGCGAATTTACTCATTTAATTGAGCGGTGTCTTTAGAATTTGGCCTGCGCTGATTAGTTGTAGAGATATAAGGTGAAATTTTGTTTTTGAACGTTTGTAAAAGCAAATCCGTCAgatcttatttttttctcaaaCCATGACTCCTGATAattaacattaaataaaaacactgtatTTTCTGTAAGCTAATGTTAGCAGGATTATATCTGCAGCAGCACCGTCCACCTTACAGGTCGGCCAGATTCAGAACTTTCAGCTTCTTTTGGCGCTCACGTCCACACTTTGATTTTCTGTCGGCTCAATTAGTCCGACCGGCTGCAAAAACGTTCGGGAGGAATCGATTTATTGTCTCCAGCTCACAAAAGCCAAATTCAGACTCTTTACACTGACAACAGCAGTCAGCTCTGCACGCTGTCTCCTTTGGTTACCTCAGACCGCCGGCAGAAAACAACCAGCAAACAGTCACGCTGACAAAAGCTGCTTTTCAATCCACGCCTGAGCCCCATTAATATgctttaatttgtctttttacTGTCATCGCTCTTTCAATCAGTGAAGTTACACTGATTTATAACCGCACCTATTTGTAATTACAGAGGATTTATTCTCCATAtctttattcttggactcttcTGTGGATGCCTGTTTGTCTCATACTGAGTCGGGTTggcaaacataaggcccaggggccagaatCAGGCCCACTGGATGGATTTGGAAAATGTAAAGGACAAAAATGTTCCACTTTAAGCTatattttcataagttttacagcttttcctgaTGATATAAAAATCTCCATGGCCATTCAGAccacagcaaaacaaacaactaaCAGATAAACGATATATCAGAAAGCTTTTTTAATTATCTGCCatagaaatgtatatttttacaGTAGGGTcatagtaaaaaaaacccagacatattctgttaattaaaaaaaatgtaagtctTAGAATCACAGGATTTTCTGCACAAACAATTATTTATaacaatttcaaattaaatcagCGTTTCTGTATCACTGAAACTCTGGGCTAAACTGTTGAATctgttctttttcttatattaaaatatctcagagattaaatgtgcagttagACTGTACATGTAAATACTCTGTTATATTACTGTGATGTGATGAATGTGTTAGCTAAGAGCTGCTTTTACACATCCAGCCTACACATCGCACGTTCATCTGTAGTCACATTTCCTCTCTCCTGTCTGTTGCTGGGTGCAGGTACCGTGCAGCGTGTTTATCACTTCgagctttcttgttttttctagAAACAGCTTCCGTCTGTAAATATCACAGTGAGAGCGAACAAAATCTGCAGCACTGTCTGCATCAGTTTACCTGTCAGTTAATCACCATCAGCCCCACTTTACATCACAGCTACGTGAGC contains:
- the LOC134632241 gene encoding potassium voltage-gated channel subfamily G member 4-like; protein product: MPIISNANHDFSTYSISSDDSSLDRFFTEIPETETLKGVYFQRAQLLRDPKASYVVDRTLQVLVNVGGNRYTFPWSTLEQFPQSRLGRLRFCTTPEEIARLCDDYDETCQEFFFDRNPTAFRVILNFLAAGKLRLLRELCAVSLHDELDYWGVDPGHMERCCRRRMMARVEEVAERERKEEEWRQKRMMLKKNSTQTEKGYRRLIVVLRDMVENPHSGLAGKMFACLSIVMVMVTVISLCISTMPDLRDEETKGECSQKCHNMFVVESICVAWFTLEFVLRFINAQSKLAFARGPLNIIDAVAILPYYVSLVVDIKDESHEDVIMGAGRGYLDKLSLILRLLRALRILYVMRLARHSLGLQTLGVTMQRSMREFGLLLLFVCVAVTLFSPLVHLAESELAPFAATHPHHSFSSIPASYWWAIISMTTVGYGDMVPRSIPGQIVALTSILSGILIMAFPATSIFHTFSRSYQELKQEYKRVWKEERDEEIAAESGKSCTKDDSSLDELKSVSKNGNDGMKSSKTPTLPSAAF